A region from the Hydrogenimonas sp. genome encodes:
- a CDS encoding RecD-like DNA helicase YrrC translates to MRLTGKIERILFEKEGFIIALLEGGTKISGSTLIAQSDALEGQEVELEGEWQEHPRFGPQFVFESLEIKGSELYFYLTKVVKGVGSKLVKRLISHYGEEELLRILDEEPQRLLEFKGIKEKKLSQITESWQRYKDMRELAMFLAPYKIGQSIVAEIYRTFINSDNLVGAIRENPYIITRVKGVGFKRADDMALSMGVDPQSRFRIEAAIDYLLREISEREGSSAVERDSFIESLCAELGFTQEQKSAVEEVLRELTERELLYEIGGDIAHSFYYRTESALFEFFRGRADSKKSPIVEDVQRFIDEEQKRAGIVLSQQQREAVVLLNSGVTAMALVGYAGTGKSTTARVMLKLLERRYGYDAVITTALSGIASQRIHETTGYRSATIQSLLVSHKEREHLPYDVVLLDEASMVNSVIFNQLISKLKEDAVLLIIGDDGQLPPIGAGNTLSDIIKYELIPVVKLTTIYRQSEDQAIPLIADSIRKAMVPEFKGEYADFRFVDLSIPGYFAKRATLSQGEKSRLREEHNRKIRESLKNEAVPYILEARELLEEKDIRGYLTHIQIITPMRGGVLGSEELNRELQELFNPKAKLSVKRGIYSYRLYDKVVHTKNENMPSYTPEAFKKGLDPTDQRIFNGMLGLIFKMDMEEEECYVYYPNEQVVVRYGFDSLSDYLGLAYALTIHKTQGMEYGTVIIPISYSHYIMHNTKLLYTAVTRAKKHCLVIGEESAFTGACRRVDTTVRRTVLAHLASDLKSSALQEMRNSC, encoded by the coding sequence ATGAGGCTTACCGGGAAGATAGAGCGCATACTCTTCGAAAAGGAGGGTTTCATAATCGCCCTGCTGGAGGGGGGTACAAAGATATCGGGCAGTACGCTTATCGCTCAAAGCGATGCGCTGGAGGGGCAGGAGGTGGAGCTTGAAGGGGAGTGGCAGGAGCACCCGAGGTTCGGCCCCCAGTTCGTTTTCGAAAGCCTGGAGATAAAGGGGAGCGAACTCTACTTCTATCTTACGAAAGTGGTCAAAGGGGTCGGCAGCAAACTTGTAAAGAGACTCATCTCCCATTACGGCGAAGAGGAGTTGCTGCGTATTTTGGACGAAGAGCCGCAGAGGCTGCTGGAGTTCAAGGGCATAAAAGAGAAGAAGCTCTCCCAGATCACCGAAAGCTGGCAGAGGTACAAAGATATGCGTGAGCTCGCAATGTTCCTCGCGCCGTATAAAATCGGGCAGTCTATAGTTGCGGAGATATACAGAACTTTCATCAACAGTGATAATCTTGTCGGAGCGATCCGGGAGAATCCATACATCATCACACGGGTAAAGGGTGTCGGCTTCAAGCGGGCGGACGATATGGCGCTCTCCATGGGGGTAGATCCGCAGTCACGGTTCAGGATAGAGGCGGCCATAGACTATCTTCTGCGGGAGATCAGCGAAAGGGAGGGGAGCAGCGCCGTGGAGCGTGACTCGTTCATAGAGAGCCTCTGCGCCGAGCTCGGCTTCACACAGGAGCAAAAGAGTGCGGTCGAAGAGGTTCTGCGGGAGTTGACGGAGCGTGAGCTCCTTTATGAAATCGGTGGAGATATAGCCCACTCCTTCTACTACCGTACCGAAAGTGCACTCTTCGAATTTTTCCGCGGAAGGGCCGATTCGAAAAAGAGTCCTATTGTCGAGGATGTGCAGAGATTCATAGATGAAGAGCAAAAGAGAGCCGGCATAGTTCTTTCACAGCAGCAGCGGGAGGCTGTCGTTCTTCTCAACAGCGGCGTCACCGCCATGGCGCTTGTAGGTTATGCAGGGACCGGAAAGAGCACGACGGCAAGAGTGATGCTGAAGCTGCTTGAGAGAAGATACGGATACGACGCGGTAATCACGACCGCACTAAGCGGTATAGCCTCACAGCGGATACACGAGACCACCGGGTACAGGTCGGCCACCATCCAGAGCCTTCTTGTCTCGCACAAGGAGAGAGAGCATCTACCTTACGATGTGGTACTGCTGGATGAAGCATCCATGGTCAATTCGGTCATATTCAATCAGCTCATCTCCAAACTGAAGGAGGATGCCGTTTTGCTGATTATAGGCGACGACGGCCAGCTTCCTCCCATAGGGGCGGGGAATACCCTTTCCGATATTATTAAATATGAACTGATACCGGTAGTGAAGCTGACGACGATATACAGGCAGAGCGAAGATCAGGCGATACCGCTGATAGCGGACTCCATAAGAAAGGCCATGGTCCCGGAGTTCAAGGGTGAGTATGCGGATTTCAGGTTTGTGGATCTTAGTATCCCGGGCTACTTCGCGAAGAGAGCGACTCTTTCGCAGGGTGAGAAGAGCAGGTTGAGAGAGGAGCACAACAGGAAGATACGAGAATCCCTGAAAAATGAGGCCGTTCCGTACATTCTCGAGGCGAGAGAGCTGCTGGAGGAGAAAGATATAAGAGGGTACCTCACCCACATTCAAATCATTACACCGATGAGAGGCGGAGTGCTCGGAAGCGAAGAGCTCAACAGGGAGCTTCAGGAGCTTTTTAACCCCAAGGCGAAGCTGAGTGTCAAAAGGGGAATCTACAGTTACCGGCTCTACGACAAAGTGGTGCATACGAAAAACGAGAATATGCCCTCCTACACGCCGGAGGCTTTCAAAAAAGGGCTCGATCCGACTGACCAGAGAATCTTCAACGGAATGCTGGGGCTGATATTCAAGATGGATATGGAAGAGGAGGAGTGTTATGTCTACTACCCCAACGAACAGGTTGTCGTAAGGTACGGATTCGACTCGTTATCAGACTACCTTGGCCTTGCATACGCATTGACCATACACAAAACCCAGGGAATGGAGTATGGGACGGTTATAATTCCTATCAGCTACAGCCACTATATCATGCACAATACAAAGCTGCTCTATACGGCTGTGACCAGGGCAAAAAAGCACTGCCTGGTCATAGGTGAAGAGAGTGCTTTCACAGGAGCCTGCAGAAGAGTCGACACTACTGTCAGAAGAACTGTCCTGGCTCATCTTGCTTCGGACTTGAAAAGCAGTGCGCTCCAAGAGATGCGCAATAGCTGTTAG
- a CDS encoding zinc metalloprotease, protein MGDGTLRISAPWNFSREEAERLMREKEEWIVGRLAHGSTFRRVNPAEFTHGCTVWYLGERYPVKYEKRGMSRMDFDGESFIFSSSDTRRFQSALDRFYLRTAKVVLAERMEYWSEKMDLHPKELKFRRYKSRWGCCSARNVITLNTRLLLYDMRLIDYVIIHELAHIRHKHHKKPFWSLVERYEPRWRELRRELV, encoded by the coding sequence ATGGGCGATGGAACTCTCCGTATATCGGCTCCATGGAACTTCTCCAGAGAGGAAGCCGAGAGGCTTATGCGTGAAAAGGAGGAGTGGATCGTCGGCAGGCTGGCGCACGGCAGCACCTTCAGGCGGGTAAATCCGGCCGAATTTACGCATGGGTGCACCGTATGGTACCTCGGTGAGAGGTATCCGGTCAAGTATGAAAAGAGGGGCATGAGCCGCATGGACTTCGACGGCGAGTCGTTCATTTTCAGCTCCAGCGACACCCGAAGATTTCAGAGCGCTCTGGACAGATTCTATCTACGCACCGCGAAGGTGGTGCTCGCAGAGCGTATGGAGTACTGGTCCGAAAAGATGGACCTTCATCCGAAAGAGCTTAAGTTCAGACGCTACAAAAGCCGCTGGGGGTGTTGCAGTGCCCGAAACGTCATAACGCTCAACACACGTCTGCTTCTATACGATATGCGTCTTATAGACTACGTGATCATCCACGAACTGGCACACATTCGTCACAAGCATCACAAAAAGCCGTTCTGGAGTCTCGTGGAGCGTTACGAGCCGCGCTGGAGAGAGTTGAGAAGAGAGCTGGTATGA
- a CDS encoding phosphomannomutase /phosphoglucomutase / phosphoglucosamine mutase — translation MQHIFREYDIRGVFGEDLTEKTVKLIGYFLGKKIKEIGDYAVVTYDARTHSPRLSDWLVSGLNAAEVIVLHGGLVPTPVNYFCNFNTFNVGGKDVTPAGGIQITGSHNPPEYNGFKITIGKEPFFGEQIYSLGREVEKNGTMAIPTETDSIEIDALGSYLDYLADEFSHLKGFDPKMAIDCGNGAAGVAIEPLLEKLEIPAYKLYFEPDGTFPNHHPDPSEEENLEDLKKLLKNGAQYGFAFDGDGDRIAFLSRKYNFKGDILALFFAKTMKNPTVIGEVKCSQIMYDGIEKIGKAIMYKTGHSNLKVKLKETGADLAAEVSGHIFFNDRYFGYDDAIYAMLRILEMLKNGFDFDAEFEKLPKLYSTDEIKVETTDTLKFRIVDELKKILQSRKDELGIRDIVTIDGVRVIFRDGWGLVRASNTTPILVTRFEADSPEALERIRKTLNTLIDEAKKAVG, via the coding sequence ATGCAGCATATTTTCAGAGAGTACGATATAAGAGGCGTTTTTGGTGAGGATCTGACGGAGAAAACCGTCAAACTCATCGGCTATTTTCTGGGTAAAAAGATAAAAGAGATAGGCGATTACGCTGTCGTTACATACGATGCGCGTACCCACTCTCCGCGTCTGAGCGATTGGCTGGTCAGCGGGCTAAACGCAGCCGAAGTGATTGTCCTGCACGGGGGGCTCGTTCCGACACCGGTCAACTACTTCTGCAACTTCAATACATTTAACGTAGGCGGCAAAGATGTGACCCCCGCCGGCGGGATACAGATAACCGGCTCCCACAACCCCCCGGAGTACAACGGTTTCAAGATAACGATCGGCAAAGAGCCCTTCTTCGGAGAGCAGATATACTCTCTCGGCCGGGAAGTGGAGAAGAACGGCACCATGGCGATTCCTACCGAGACGGACTCTATAGAGATCGACGCCCTGGGAAGCTATCTGGACTATCTTGCGGATGAGTTTTCACATCTGAAAGGGTTCGACCCGAAAATGGCCATCGACTGCGGTAACGGGGCGGCAGGCGTCGCTATCGAGCCGCTTCTTGAGAAGCTGGAGATACCCGCATACAAACTCTATTTCGAGCCGGACGGCACCTTTCCCAACCATCATCCTGACCCCAGCGAGGAGGAGAACCTTGAAGATCTCAAAAAGCTGCTTAAAAACGGAGCGCAGTACGGTTTCGCTTTCGACGGTGACGGAGACAGAATAGCCTTTCTGAGCAGAAAATACAACTTCAAGGGTGACATACTGGCTCTCTTCTTCGCAAAAACGATGAAAAACCCTACCGTCATAGGGGAGGTGAAGTGTTCGCAGATCATGTATGACGGGATAGAGAAGATTGGGAAGGCGATAATGTACAAAACCGGCCACTCCAACCTGAAGGTGAAGCTTAAGGAGACCGGTGCCGACCTTGCGGCGGAGGTGAGCGGCCACATCTTCTTCAACGACCGCTACTTCGGCTACGATGACGCCATATACGCGATGCTGCGCATACTCGAGATGCTCAAAAACGGCTTCGATTTCGATGCGGAGTTCGAAAAGCTGCCGAAGCTCTACAGCACCGACGAGATCAAGGTTGAGACGACGGACACTCTCAAATTCAGAATCGTCGACGAGCTCAAAAAGATACTTCAGAGTAGAAAAGATGAGCTCGGGATCAGAGATATAGTGACGATAGACGGCGTAAGGGTAATCTTCCGGGATGGCTGGGGCCTGGTAAGGGCCAGCAATACCACTCCCATCCTTGTGACCAGATTCGAGGCAGACTCCCCTGAAGCGCTCGAGCGTATTAGAAAAACGTTGAACACCCTGATAGATGAGGCGAAAAAAGCTGTCGGCTGA
- a CDS encoding methyltransferase, putative, which yields MSFDERAGVWDSSGRRQELADAVAKAISERIELKGSFNLLDVGAGTGLLTRRLLPYVSTVTGVDSSKGMLEKFAELGERATGVQSDILSFVSDRKFDGIVSSMTLHHIEDTEALFRKLHSLLKPGGFIALADLAPEDGSFHEQGNEGVFHFGFDEESLKSPADAAGFLDPCYRIVHNIEKENGRTYGVFLFTAEA from the coding sequence ATGAGCTTTGATGAACGTGCCGGAGTATGGGACTCTTCAGGAAGAAGGCAGGAGTTGGCGGATGCCGTCGCGAAGGCGATATCGGAGCGAATAGAGCTGAAAGGCTCTTTCAACCTGCTCGATGTCGGAGCAGGTACCGGGCTCCTGACCCGCCGCCTTCTGCCATATGTCTCTACCGTAACCGGTGTCGACAGTTCGAAAGGTATGCTCGAAAAGTTTGCAGAGCTTGGAGAGCGGGCAACCGGTGTGCAAAGCGATATTCTCTCTTTCGTTTCCGACCGGAAATTCGACGGCATCGTATCGTCTATGACCCTTCACCACATAGAAGATACGGAAGCCCTCTTTCGCAAACTGCACTCTCTGCTTAAACCCGGAGGGTTCATAGCCCTTGCCGACCTTGCACCGGAGGACGGATCGTTTCATGAACAAGGCAACGAGGGTGTATTCCATTTCGGATTCGACGAGGAGAGCCTGAAATCTCCTGCAGATGCGGCCGGCTTCCTTGATCCCTGCTACAGAATAGTTCACAATATCGAAAAGGAGAACGGCAGAACTTATGGAGTGTTTCTATTCACAGCCGAAGCGTAG
- a CDS encoding probable UDP-galactose-lipid carrier transferase → MNEDLEYIKKHVKDKEVRRRVEAIQKKIDSLSKKSGLRLLAKGKKVQKALRTVMYEEDLVKLQVELIKLQNWVFENKKRVLVIFEGRDAAGKGGAIKRFTERLNPRRYRVVALPKPSDVEAGQFYFQRYFAHLPNPGEIVFFDRSWYNRAIVEPVFGFCSDEQYEKFMQEVPEIEHALIDDGIIMIKFWFSISKEEQQKRFKERELNPLKQWKLSPVDKEAQQMWDRITYYKEEMFSRTHTTFSPWIIVKSNDKKSARLESIRYVLSHIPYEGKEKAEINLHPDPDIVQRYHRKSKQID, encoded by the coding sequence ATGAACGAGGATCTCGAATATATAAAAAAACATGTCAAAGACAAGGAGGTAAGAAGGCGCGTCGAAGCGATTCAGAAAAAGATCGACTCTCTTTCCAAAAAATCCGGCCTAAGACTTCTCGCGAAGGGGAAAAAGGTTCAAAAAGCGCTTCGTACGGTAATGTACGAGGAGGATCTGGTAAAACTGCAGGTAGAACTGATAAAACTTCAGAACTGGGTCTTCGAAAACAAAAAGAGGGTGTTGGTTATCTTCGAAGGGCGTGATGCGGCAGGGAAGGGCGGAGCTATCAAGAGGTTTACAGAACGCCTAAACCCGCGCCGATACCGGGTCGTGGCGCTTCCGAAACCGAGCGATGTGGAGGCGGGACAGTTCTATTTCCAAAGATACTTCGCGCACCTTCCGAATCCGGGTGAGATCGTCTTCTTCGACCGCAGCTGGTATAACCGTGCCATAGTTGAGCCGGTATTCGGTTTTTGCAGTGATGAACAGTACGAAAAGTTCATGCAGGAGGTACCGGAGATAGAGCATGCGCTTATAGACGACGGTATAATCATGATAAAGTTCTGGTTCTCCATTTCGAAAGAGGAGCAGCAGAAGAGATTCAAGGAGCGGGAGCTGAATCCTCTGAAACAGTGGAAGCTGAGCCCGGTAGACAAGGAAGCACAGCAGATGTGGGACAGGATCACATACTACAAAGAGGAGATGTTCAGCCGTACCCATACAACTTTTTCTCCCTGGATCATAGTCAAAAGCAACGATAAAAAGTCGGCACGGCTCGAGTCGATCCGCTATGTTCTCTCACACATACCGTACGAGGGAAAAGAGAAGGCGGAGATCAATCTTCACCCAGATCCCGACATCGTACAGAGATACCATAGAAAGAGCAAGCAGATAGATTAA
- a CDS encoding phosphoglycolate phosphatase has protein sequence MRTVIFDLDGTLVDTGRDLSISINHIRREIYGLPPLPEEKIVELMNRPGLNLAYEFYGVERYEDRARELFEEHYAAQCIKNAVCFDGIRELLHSLANEGVEMFVATNAPTATSLIILENNGIDALFTDVVGADRVTNAKPHPEMLEMIISKRGKELCWMVGDSLKDVMAARSAGVVPVFAEWGFAKSLPAVDGVEKRAEVPADVFDIVTV, from the coding sequence ATGAGAACGGTGATTTTCGACCTGGACGGAACACTGGTAGATACCGGCAGGGATTTAAGCATATCCATAAACCATATCCGCAGAGAGATATATGGACTCCCCCCGCTTCCGGAAGAGAAGATAGTGGAGCTTATGAACCGCCCGGGATTGAACCTGGCATACGAGTTTTACGGCGTTGAGCGATACGAAGATAGGGCGAGGGAGCTCTTTGAGGAGCACTACGCCGCGCAGTGCATAAAGAACGCCGTGTGCTTCGACGGTATCAGGGAGCTTCTTCACTCCCTGGCAAACGAAGGGGTCGAAATGTTCGTTGCAACGAACGCCCCGACCGCTACATCACTCATAATCCTCGAAAATAACGGTATCGACGCTCTATTTACAGATGTAGTGGGGGCCGACAGGGTTACAAACGCCAAACCGCACCCGGAGATGCTGGAAATGATAATCTCGAAAAGAGGCAAAGAGCTCTGCTGGATGGTAGGAGACAGCCTTAAGGATGTGATGGCGGCCAGAAGCGCGGGAGTGGTTCCGGTTTTTGCAGAATGGGGCTTTGCAAAGAGTCTCCCGGCAGTTGACGGGGTTGAAAAGAGAGCGGAAGTTCCGGCCGATGTTTTTGATATAGTTACCGTTTAG
- a CDS encoding outer membrane protein — MVKRAATLWLLTLCLALAEPLPVEFSGNRSFDERSLYEAMGIEKPYFFEFWKKRPKVDPKKLDVLIPLLENFYKSHGFYHANITYRVGNGKIEIDIKENRPVTVEDISYISPLDIEELLPFKKGDRFDAEKFVESKEKIKEFYAYHRYCNVNLDSKAYIDIENDKAYIVYDIEPNEPCLFGEITIKTPPKLDEKIVRSLLYFKEDDPYSAELIKKSYKEIYANEGVERVIIDDAKHEGNRVPVKVTVSLYPKPVHFSAGAGYSSDEGLNLQMGIKHRNFPKNLKTVGLQTRYSQIRRYVKATYEMPLPNHNRFAGEIGFSNEIFDGYKESSLRAKLLLKQLRWPQLLQESVSIDKTTTSESLDTVNFPNGRLLIVSVNGGWEIDRRDSVLNPTKGYKIGIEASGSVKSAISDATYYKLLLTGVHHTPLTKATLSLRLRQGVIKAKQGHIPPSYRFYAGGMNSNRAFGYRQLGPKNSLGDPVGAFSLTEATAEYRFDIGKNFRGVLFSDVTYLGQNSLPDYKRGYISVGPGIRYMTPIGPIAFDLGFNAQNFGSYTLHFHIGELF, encoded by the coding sequence ATGGTGAAAAGAGCTGCCACTCTCTGGCTTCTGACACTCTGTCTGGCTCTTGCCGAACCTCTACCTGTGGAGTTTTCCGGAAACAGATCGTTCGACGAGAGGTCTCTTTATGAAGCGATGGGAATCGAAAAGCCCTACTTTTTCGAATTCTGGAAAAAGAGGCCGAAGGTCGATCCAAAAAAGCTGGATGTCTTGATCCCCCTCCTGGAAAACTTCTACAAATCGCACGGCTTCTACCATGCAAACATAACCTACAGAGTCGGAAACGGTAAGATAGAGATAGATATAAAAGAGAACCGGCCGGTTACCGTAGAAGATATATCCTACATCTCTCCTCTCGATATAGAAGAACTTCTACCTTTCAAAAAAGGGGACAGGTTCGATGCAGAAAAATTTGTAGAGAGTAAGGAGAAGATAAAGGAGTTCTATGCCTACCACCGCTACTGCAACGTAAATCTCGACTCCAAAGCATACATAGATATAGAGAACGACAAGGCCTACATCGTATACGACATAGAGCCGAACGAGCCGTGTCTTTTCGGCGAAATCACCATAAAAACTCCCCCAAAACTCGATGAGAAGATAGTCCGTTCGCTCCTCTATTTCAAAGAGGACGACCCCTATTCCGCAGAGCTCATAAAAAAGAGCTACAAGGAGATCTACGCGAATGAAGGGGTTGAGCGCGTCATCATCGACGATGCCAAACACGAAGGCAACAGGGTTCCGGTAAAAGTCACGGTTTCACTCTATCCGAAGCCGGTCCACTTCAGCGCAGGCGCCGGCTACAGCAGTGACGAGGGGCTGAACCTGCAGATGGGTATAAAGCACCGGAACTTTCCGAAAAACCTCAAGACTGTGGGCCTTCAGACAAGATATTCGCAAATTCGACGCTATGTGAAGGCGACTTATGAAATGCCGCTGCCCAACCACAACCGCTTCGCCGGGGAGATCGGCTTTTCAAACGAAATTTTCGACGGCTACAAAGAGAGTTCGCTCAGGGCGAAACTGCTTCTAAAACAGTTGAGATGGCCGCAGCTGCTGCAGGAGAGTGTTTCAATAGACAAAACGACCACTTCCGAGAGTCTAGATACGGTAAACTTTCCAAACGGCAGACTCCTGATAGTCTCCGTAAACGGCGGCTGGGAGATAGACAGACGCGATTCGGTTCTGAACCCGACGAAGGGGTACAAAATCGGAATCGAAGCCTCCGGCTCGGTCAAATCGGCCATATCTGATGCCACCTATTACAAGCTCCTTCTTACAGGAGTACATCATACTCCTTTGACGAAGGCGACTCTCTCTCTCCGCCTGCGGCAGGGTGTTATAAAGGCGAAGCAGGGGCATATTCCACCCTCATACCGCTTCTACGCCGGCGGCATGAACTCCAACAGAGCGTTCGGATACCGGCAGCTTGGTCCCAAAAACAGTCTCGGCGATCCGGTCGGTGCCTTCAGCCTGACGGAGGCCACGGCGGAGTATAGATTCGATATCGGTAAAAATTTCCGCGGTGTGCTCTTCAGCGACGTCACATACCTGGGACAAAATTCTCTGCCGGACTACAAGAGGGGCTACATAAGCGTAGGTCCGGGTATCCGCTACATGACACCCATAGGCCCGATAGCCTTCGACCTCGGCTTCAACGCTCAAAACTTCGGCAGCTACACCCTGCACTTCCATATCGGGGAGCTTTTCTGA
- a CDS encoding mobile element protein codes for MKKRFSEEQIVKILQEAERAATDQEVIRKHNISDTTFYRWKKLYGGMGVSEVKRLKELERENARLKKLLAEQILVNDALKDVVEKKW; via the coding sequence ATGAAGAAACGATTTAGTGAAGAGCAGATCGTCAAAATTTTGCAGGAGGCGGAGCGGGCCGCGACAGACCAGGAGGTCATCCGAAAGCACAATATATCCGATACGACGTTCTACCGGTGGAAAAAGCTCTATGGAGGCATGGGGGTTTCCGAGGTCAAGCGGCTCAAAGAGCTCGAAAGGGAGAACGCCAGGCTGAAAAAGCTGCTGGCGGAGCAGATACTCGTCAACGATGCGCTGAAGGATGTTGTCGAAAAAAAGTGGTAA
- a CDS encoding mobile element protein encodes MVRPDQKRAAVRMMQAHNVSQRRACQEIGVSRSSMVYKPRQPFKDEVLAESVKALSEKYPRFGYRRIGVMLGWEMNETINAKRIYRLWTMLNLQLPKKRPRRRRPGTDPIKLQSGHINHVWSYDFVSDRAANGQKLKILVVVDEYTRECLALEVAASIRTHHLIDTLSRLMTLYGRPKFIRSDNGPEFTAKAVIQWLTDNDIGPAFIKPGSPWQNAYVESFNGKFRDECLNREWFYNRKEAAVIIEKWRNHYNHERPHSSLDKQPPAKVSGRKYVA; translated from the coding sequence GTGGTAAGGCCCGACCAGAAGCGTGCAGCGGTGCGGATGATGCAAGCGCACAACGTCTCGCAACGGCGGGCCTGCCAGGAGATCGGCGTGAGCCGGTCGAGTATGGTCTACAAACCGAGACAGCCCTTCAAGGACGAGGTGCTGGCCGAATCGGTCAAAGCGCTCAGCGAGAAATATCCCCGTTTCGGCTATCGCCGCATCGGTGTGATGCTGGGTTGGGAAATGAACGAGACGATCAACGCTAAGCGGATCTATCGCCTATGGACAATGCTGAACCTGCAGCTGCCGAAGAAGCGTCCCAGGCGCAGACGTCCGGGAACCGACCCGATCAAACTGCAATCCGGGCATATCAATCATGTCTGGAGCTACGATTTCGTCAGCGACCGTGCCGCCAATGGGCAGAAGCTCAAGATTCTGGTGGTCGTAGACGAATACACAAGAGAATGCCTGGCACTGGAGGTAGCGGCTTCCATCAGGACGCACCATCTCATCGATACGCTCTCTCGCCTGATGACACTGTACGGCAGGCCCAAATTCATCCGCAGTGACAATGGGCCGGAGTTCACGGCTAAGGCGGTTATTCAATGGCTGACAGACAATGATATCGGTCCGGCTTTCATCAAGCCAGGCTCTCCCTGGCAGAACGCCTATGTGGAAAGCTTCAATGGAAAATTCAGGGACGAGTGTCTGAACAGGGAGTGGTTTTACAATCGGAAAGAGGCCGCTGTCATCATCGAAAAATGGCGAAATCATTACAATCACGAACGACCGCACAGCTCACTGGACAAACAGCCACCGGCCAAGGTTTCAGGCAGAAAATATGTCGCCTGA